One segment of Brassica napus cultivar Da-Ae chromosome C3, Da-Ae, whole genome shotgun sequence DNA contains the following:
- the LOC106388860 gene encoding protein virilizer homolog has translation MVRSEPCVLFAQTFVHPQLDEYVDEVIFAEPVIIIACEFLEQNASSSSQAVSLLGATSPPSFALEVFVRCEGESKFKRLCNPFLYTPSAPYPLEVEAVVTNHLVVRGSYRSLSLIVYGNIVKDLGQYNIILEGRSVTDIVNSTEGNLEDLPLVLHSVNRTIEECLSSLDIVSLPLAAVDVSVEVKRLLQLLVKVFDQLATDDVLNKFVDTVVSGVSSYVTDNVDFFLKNKNCTAVASSVDSGIFHDITDKVKKDILDLNEIQESDVPLGSSELLSFLESETNLATSQQLVDILSPYIQFESDSLCTAFPQLSKGKATLLGLSLAFLLCSGREGCLHFVNSGGMDQLVFLFGHDVQNSTTITLLLLGVVEQATRHAVGCEGFLGWWPREDGSIPSGKSEGYCLLLKLLMQKPCHEVASLAIYILHRLRIYEIISRYEFAVLSALESLSNSHGAATHNLNMLSDAKSQLQKFQKLMNSLGSVEDPSPSAYADRSLVFDHSEGWLSYKATSKLTASWTCPFSNSGTDSHMLSLLKERGFLPLSAALLSIPGLHSELGDILDVFTDIAMFIGNIILSLMFSRTGLSFLLHHSQLTATIIQSLKGSVDLNKEECVPLRYASVLISKGFTCSLLEIGINLEVHLRVVSAVDRLLKSSPQTEEFLGILWELRDVSRSDCGREALLTLGVFPEALAVLIEALNSVKDTDPAVENSGISPLNLAICHSAAEIFEVIVSDSTVSCLHAWIEHAPVLHKALHALSPGGSNRKDAPSRLLKWIDAGVVYHKHGVVGLLRYAAVLASGGDAQLSSSSILALDLTSAENGVGESSNVSEMNGLDNLEKVILEKSFEGVNLSDSSISQLTTALRILALISDNTTVAAALYDEGAVTVVYAILVNCSFMFERSSNIYDYLVDDDHGSSSISDFLSERNREQSLVDLLIPSLVLLISVLQRLQDSKEQYRNTKLMKALLRLHREVSPKLAACAADLSSHYPDSALGFGAVCHLIVSALVCWPVYGWMPGLFHSLLSGFQTSSVPALGPKETCSFLCILSDILPEEGVWFWKSGMPLLSGLRKLAVGTLMSPQKEKQINWYLERAPLEKLLNYLTPNLDKIAKIIKHHAVSALVVIQDMLRVFIVRIACQRVEHASILLRPIFASIREGILDESSTRETEAYKVYRYLNFLASLLEHPQSKGLLLEEGIVQLLVEVLQRCYDSTCPSEDRVQEFGIVSESSVIRWCIPVFRSISLLCHSQMSLSCFPKKELLASLSAKDCASIFPIVLKFCQVLPIGNELLSCLCAFKDLVSCSEGQDCLVSLLVHLFSGPENPAYDTNNLSLDQVEMKKNPPFLSCWIKLLNSVNSKDGLSVLAIKAVNVLSVGSIRLCIDGKSLDSKKVAAIKSLFGLPSDFSDTDTFRVENIGLIEQMVTLLSSMTSGSDTSATTEIKPCLHEVPQSLLSLLKDGNIDDITSCKSALVSTENFDMDDVDSENMEDDFLQRGLEDKFWWECPETLPERLPQSSLSAKRKLPTVESSSRRAKGENSSVDIPTQSSIQRGLSSASLPPAPTRRDTFRQRKTNTSRPPSMHVDDYVARERSIDTAGNSNAITISRAGSSSGRPPSVHVDEYMARERRGQNPSTIVVGEAAAQVKTPTPAREAEKVAGKPKQFKADPDDDLQGIDIVFDGEECEGTDDKLPFLQPDENLMQPAPVMVEQNSPHSIVEETESDANGSSQFSHMGTPLASNVDENAQSEFSSRISVSRPEMSLIREPSISSDRKFVEQADETNKMAPLKSDSGFVPGYNNIPGSSGQNLMDPRVGPQGFYSKNSQQQHSGHIQGGFSGRGVYDQKMLPNQPPLPLVPPPSSSHVMQHSSDSLSNQSSPFSRGTPSSGGGPIRHMPPHPSAIPQYSSNPYSSLPPRTSTVQTFGYNQGGAGTTEQQQSGPAIDPQAGMTSYPPPTLMQSGYSRPFYGNPMHQGGDKQQQNMLPVPQSLNPHSIPQQLLSMQLQRPMQPPQHVRPSMQLSQPSEQGVPLQNQYQIPLHPMQMMQQPQVQPYYHPPQQQEISHVQQQPQQQAVQGQQGAGSSQRQESGMSLHDYLQSPETIQALLSNREKLCELLEQNPKLMQMLQEKLGQL, from the exons ATGGTGCGGTCGGAGCCTTGTGTTCTGTTCGCTCAGACCTTTGTTCATCCTCAATTGGACGAATATGTTGACGAG GTGATATTTGCTGAGCCAGTAATCATCATTGCTTGCGAGTTTTTGGAGCAGAatgcctcttcttcttctcaagctGTTTCCCTTCTCGG GGCAACTTCACCTCCATCATTTGCATTGGAAGTGTTCGTTCGATGCGAAGGAGAATCAAAGTTTAAGCGACTTTGCAACCCTTTTCTTTACACCCCTTCAGCGCCCTACCCTTTGGAAGTGGAG GCTGTTGTGACAAACCATCTGGTGGTTAGAGGTAGCTATCGGAGTTTGAGCTTGATCGTCTATGGAAACATCGTGAAAGATCTGGGGCAGTACAatatcattcttgaaggtcgtTCTGTAACTGATATTGTGAATTCCACTGAAGGTAATCTTGAGGACTTGCCATTGGTATTGCACTCAGTCAACAGAACAATAGAGGAATGTCTATCATCTCTGGACATAGTATCTTTACCCCTGGCTGCTGTAGATGTGTCCGTGGAAGTTAAGCGATTGTTGCAGCTGCTGGTAAAAGTCTTTGACCAGCTAGCTACTGATGATGTATTAAATAAGTTTGTGGATACGGTAGTATCTGGGGTCTCGTCTTATGTCACAGACAATGTAGATTTctttttaaagaataaaaattgTACGGCGGTGGCCAGTTCCGTAGATTCTGGGATTTTCCATGATATTACTGACAAGGTTAAGAAAGATATTCTTGATCTCAATGAAATTCAAGAATCAGATGTGCCACTTGGATCGTCGGAGCTGCTCAGCTTTCTTGAATCAGAGACTAATTTGGCCACTTCCCAACAATTGGTCGATATTTTAAGTCCGTATATTCAGTTTGAAAGTGATTCCTTGTGTACTGCCTTTCCACAGCTTTCAAAG GGAAAAGCCACTCTTCTAGGATTAAGTTTGGCCTTTTTATTATGCTCTGGTCGAGAAGGCTGCCTCCATTTTGTCAATTCTGGGGGGATGGATCAACTTgtatttttgtttggtcatgATGTTCAGAATTCGACCACCATTACTTTGCTGTTGCTTGGAGTTGTTGAGCAGGCTACTCGCCATGCAGTTGGATGTGAGGGGTTTTTAGGTTGGTGGCCTCGTGAGGACGGAAGTATCCCGTCTGGGAAGAGTGAGGGCTACTGTCTTCTGCTGAAATTACTCATGCAAAAACCATGTCATGAAGTTGCCTCTCTTGCAATATATATTCTTCATCGCTTGAGAATTTATGAGATTATATCAAGATATGAG TTTGCAGTGTTGTCAGCACTGGAAAGTCTCTCCAATTCTCATGGGGCTGCAACTCATAATCTGAATATGCTATCTGATGCTAAGTCTCAACTTCAAAAATTCCAG AAGCTGATGAACTCACTTGGATCAGTTGAAGATCCCTCACCATCAGCCTACGCCGACAGAAGTTTGGTTTTTGATCATTCTGAGGGGTGGTTGTCATACAAAGCCACAAGTAAACTAACTGCTTCATGGACATGTCCCTTTTCCAACTCTGGAACTGATTCGCACATGTTGTCACTTCTGAAG GAGCGAGGGTTTCTTCCTTTGTCAGCAGCACTTCTCTCAATACCTGGATTGCATTCTGAACTTGGAGACATTCTGGATGTCTTTACTGATATCGCAATGTTTATTGGAAACATCATTctttccctcatgttttctcGCACAG GATTGAGCTTTTTGCTACATCATTCACAACTGACTGCTACAATAATACAATCTCTAAAGGGATCTGTTGATCTGAACAAGGAGGAGTGTGTCCCTCTGCGCTATGCTTCAGTTTTGATATCCAAGGGTTTTACTTGCAGCTTACTGGAAATTGGAATAAATCTTGAAGTGCATTTGAGGGTG GTGAGTGCGGTAGATCGTTTGCTCAAATCTTCTCCACAAACAGAAGAATTTCTCGGGATTTTGTGGGAGCTACGTGATGTCTCTAG GTCTGACTGTGGGCGTGAAGCTTTATTGACTTTAGGTGTTTTCCCAGAG GCTTTAGCAGTTTTGATTGAAGCTTTGAATTCAGTCAAGGATACGGATCCAGCAGTTGAAAATAGTG GAATTTCACCTCTTAATCTAGCAATATGTCACTCAGCTGCTGAGATATTTGAAGTCATAGTCTCCGACTCAACTGTATCATGCTTGCATGCTTGGATTGAACATGCCCCCGTCCTTCATAAGGCCTTGCATGCTTTATCACCGGGTGGTTCTAATCGAAAAGATGCTCCTTCACGATTACTTAAATGGATTGATGCGGGTGTAGTTTATCACAAACATGGTGTAGTTGGCCTTTTACGTTATGCTGCTGTCTTGGCTTCTGGAGGGGACGCCCAGttatcatcatcaagcatccttGCACTGGATTTAACATCGGCTGAGAATGGTGTTGGAGAATCGTCGAATGTCTCTGAGATGAACGGTCTAGACAATCTCGAAAAAGTTATCCTTGAGAAATCTTTTGAAGGTGTTAACCTTTCTGACTCATCGATTTCACAGTTGACAACAGCTCTTCGGATTTTAGCGCTGATTTCAGATAATACA ACTGTTGCTGCTGCTTTATATGACGAGGGTGCGGTTACAGTTGTGTATGCTATTTTGGTCAACTGCAGCTTCATGTTTGAGAGGTCGTCTAATATTTATG ATTATCTTGTTGATGACGATCATGGAAGCAGTTCTATTTCTGACTTTTTATCTGAACGGAATCGTGAGCAAAGCTTAGTGGATCTGTTAATTCCTTCCCTTGTCCTTTTGATATCTGTTCTCCAGAGATTACAG GATTCTAAGGAGCAGTATAGAAACACCAAACTAATGAAGGCGCTCCTAAGGCTACATCGAGAAGTCAG CCCGAAGCTAGCTGCTTGTGCAGCTGATTTGTCCTCCCACTATCCAGATTCTGCTCTTGGCTTCGGAGCAGTGTGCCACCTCATTGTGTCTGCCCTTGTCTGCTGGCCAGTTTATGGATGGATGCCTGGGCTATTCCACTCTCTTCTCTCCGGTTTCCAGACATCCTCTGTTCCTGCATTGGGTCCAAAGGAAACATGTAGCTTCCTCTGCATTCTG AGCGATATTCTCCCGGAAGAAGGAGTCTGGTTTTGGAAGAGTGGCATGCCATTGTTGAGTGGTCTTAGAAAGTTGGCGGTTGGGACATTGATGTCTCCACAGAAGGAGAAACAGATCAATTGGTATCTGGAGCGTGCCCCCCTTGAAAAGCTGCTAAATTATTTGACACCCAATCTTGACAAGATTGCAAAGATTATCAAACATCATGCAGTATct GCATTGGTGGTCATTCAAGATATGCTTCGGGTTTTCATAGTTCGTATTGCATGTCAAAGGGTTGAACATGCGTCTATCCTTCTGAGGCCCATATTTGCATCTATCAGAGAGGGTATATTGGATGAGTCCTCAACAAGAGAAACTGAAGCTTATAAG GTCTAccgatatcttaattttttggCTAGTTTATTAGAGCATCCGCAATCGAAG GGATTATTGTTAGAGGAGGGTATTGTTCAACTGCTTGTGGAAGTTCTTCAACGATGTTATGATTCCACTTGTCCAAGTGAAGATAGGGTTCAAGAATTTGGAATTGTGTCCGAGTCTAGTGTGATTAGGTGGTGTATTCCAGTTTTCAGATCGATCTCACTGCTTTGCCATTCGCAAATGTCTCTCTCGTGCTTTCCAAAGAAAGAGCT ATTGGCTAGTTTGAGTGCAAAAGATTGTGCATCAATTTTCCCCATTGTGCTGAAGTTCTGTCAG gtGTTGCCTATTGGCAATGAGCTCTTATCTTGTCTTTGCGCTTTCAAAGACCTGGTCTCGTGTAGTGAAGGTCAAGATTGTCTTGTTTCACTTTTGGTGCATCTGTTTTCTGGCCCCGAGAACCCTGCGTATGACACAAATAATTTGAGTCTCGATCAAgtagaaatgaagaaaaatcctCCTTTTCTGTCCTGCTGGATCAAGTTATTGAACTCAGTTAATTCAAAAGATGGGTTATCAGTTCTTGCAATAAAGGCAGTAAACGTTCTGAGCGTGGGCTCAATCAGATTATGCATCGATGGTAAAAG TTTGGACTCGAAGAAGGTTGCAGCAATAAAATCCCTCTTTGGCCTTCCAAGCGATTTTAGTGATACAGACACTTTTAGAGTGGAAAACATTGGTTTGATTGAACAAATGGTGACACTGTTGAGTTCAATGACTTCGGGATCTGATACTTCAGCAACAACTGAGATCAAACCTTGTCTGCATGAG GTACCACAGTCGTTGCTGTCGTTGCTAAAAGACGGAAACATTGATGATATTACCTCTTGCAAAAGTGCTCTTGTTTCTACCGAGAATTTTGATATGGATGACGTGGACTCTGAAAACATGGAGGATGATTTCCTTCAAAGAGGACTTGAAGACAAGTTCTGGTGGGAATGTCCAGAAACATTACCTGAGCGTTTACCCCAATCATCTCTTTCTGCTAAAAGGAAACTACCAACTGTGGAGAGCTCTAGCAGGCGTGCTAAAGGCGAAAACTCTTCTGTTGACATACCGACCCAAAGTTCAATTCAACGGGGACTAAGTTCTGCATCCCTCCCTCCTGCTCCTACACGTAGAGATACCTTTAGGCAGCGCAAGACGAATACCAGCAGGCCTCCCTCTATGCATGTTGATGACTATGTTGCCAGGGAAAGGAGTATTGATACAGCTGGTAATTCTAATGCAATAACCATTTCACGAGCGGGATCAAGCAGTGGTAGACCTCCTTCTGTTCATGTTGATGAATATATGGCCAGAGAAAGACGAGGCCAAAATCCCTCCACCATTGTGGTTGGAGAGGCTGCCGCTCAAGTGAAAACCCCTACTCCTGCAAGAGAAGCTGAAAAAGTCGCAGGTAAACCCAAACAATTCAAAGCCGATCCTGATGATGATCTACAAGGGATAGATATAGTTTTTGATGGTGAGGAATGTGAAGGAACTGATGACAAGTTGCCCTTTCTTCAACCCGATGAGAACCTTATGCAGCCTGCTCCTGTCATGGTTGAACAAAACTCTCCTCACTCCATTGTTGAAGAAACCGAGAGTGATGCGAATGGAAGTAGTCAGTTCTCCCACATGGGCACGCCATTGGCATCTAACGTTGACGAGAACGCTCAGAGCGAGTTTTCATCGAGGATATCAGTTTCACGCCCCGAGATGTCATTGATCCGGGAACCAAGCATATCTTCAGACAGGAAATTTGTTGAGCAGGCAGACGAAACAAACAAGATGGCTCCGCTGAAGAGCGACTCTGGGTTTGTACCTGGTTACAACAACATTCCAGGATCTTCAGGACAGAATCTGATGGATCCTAGAGTTGGTCCTCAGGGCTTTTATTCAAAGAATAGTCAGCAGCAACATTCAGGTCATATTCAGGGTGGATTCAGTGGTCGTGGGGTTTATGATCAGAAAATGCTACCAAACCAGCCTCCTTTGCCTTTAGTGCCACCTCCATCAAGCTCACATGTGATGCAACATTCTTCTGATTCTCTTTCGAATCAATCCTCCCCGTTTAGTCGTGGAACACCATCTTCAGGAGGGGGACCCATCAGGCATATGCCACCGCATCCTTCAGCAATTCCTCAATACTCATCAAACCCTTATTCTTCGCTTCCACCAAGGACATCTACAGTTCAGACTTTTGGATACAATCAGGGAGGTGCAGGTACCACCGAACAACAACAAAGTGGTCCAGCCATTGATCCTCAGGCAGGAATGACCTCTTATCCTCCCCCCACTTTAATGCAATCTGGTTATAGTAGGCCATTCTATGGGAATCCTATGCACCAAGGAGGTGATAAGCAGCAGCAGAACATGTTGCCGGTTCCTCAGTCACTCAATCCACACTCAATCCCTCAACAGCTACTGTCGATGCAGCTGCAACGCCCTATGCAGCCTCCTCAGCATGTTAGACCATCCATGCAGTTATCTCAGCCATCAGAGCAAGGAGTACCATTGCAAAACCAGTATCAGATTCCATTGCATCCGATGCAGATGATGCAACAGCCGCAAGTCCAGCCTTACTATCACCCACCTCAGCAACAAGAGATCTCTCACGTGCAGCAACAGCCACAGCAACAGGCTGTTCAAGGTCAGCAAGGAGCTGGGAGTTCTCAGCGACAAGAATCGGGAATGTCATTACATGATTACTTGCAGTCCCCAGAAACCATTCAG GCTCTACTAAGTAACCGTGAGAAGCTGTGTGAGCTTCTTGAACAGAATCCAAAGTTAATGCAGATGCTACAG GAAAAACTAGGGCAGCTGTGA